The Bacillota bacterium genome includes a region encoding these proteins:
- a CDS encoding MraY family glycosyltransferase: MQAVPLGDLLNQRFWIVLVVAFAVSLGATPLMRRLALATGALDRPNRRSVHTQPVPYLGGLAIGLAVILSLVAGGHAQDPLFRGFIAGGVLILLVGLIDDLFRMPAWLKLLCQVGVALVTVTWGGLRITYLKDPFGADFWHLGWWGAPLTMVWLVAVMNVINLADGLDGLAAGITAIVSGTMLLGAIQSHQEPVAVMGAAALMGATLGFLPYNFPPAKIFMGDAGALFLGFTLATTAVQGMAKGAAAVALAVPTLALGVPILDTAFAIVRRARRHQSIGTADRDHLHHRLLAMGLSQREAVLLLYMVTGWLGVGAIAISEATLWVGFFIFAFLAISLVYAARTFGLLETTDRKAAGAGQASDPSGTRAETAPRGPAPVGKPAGTRAGVPPHHQAGL, from the coding sequence GTGCAAGCTGTGCCGCTCGGGGATCTGCTGAACCAGCGCTTCTGGATCGTGCTGGTGGTCGCCTTCGCCGTCAGCCTGGGTGCCACGCCGCTGATGCGGCGCCTCGCCCTGGCGACCGGTGCCCTGGACCGCCCCAACCGGCGGAGCGTCCACACGCAGCCGGTGCCCTACCTGGGCGGGCTGGCGATCGGCCTCGCCGTCATTCTTTCCCTGGTGGCGGGCGGCCATGCGCAGGATCCCCTCTTCCGCGGCTTCATCGCCGGGGGCGTGCTGATCCTTCTGGTGGGGTTGATCGACGACCTCTTCCGGATGCCTGCCTGGCTGAAGCTCCTCTGCCAGGTGGGGGTGGCGCTGGTCACCGTCACCTGGGGCGGGCTGCGGATCACCTACCTGAAGGATCCTTTCGGCGCCGACTTCTGGCATTTGGGCTGGTGGGGCGCCCCGCTGACGATGGTCTGGCTGGTGGCGGTGATGAACGTGATCAACCTTGCCGACGGCCTGGACGGGCTGGCCGCCGGCATCACGGCCATCGTATCGGGCACCATGCTCCTGGGAGCCATCCAGTCGCATCAGGAGCCGGTGGCGGTGATGGGGGCCGCGGCGCTGATGGGAGCCACGCTGGGCTTCCTTCCTTACAACTTCCCGCCCGCCAAGATCTTCATGGGTGACGCGGGGGCGCTCTTCCTGGGCTTCACCCTGGCCACCACCGCCGTCCAGGGCATGGCCAAGGGCGCCGCGGCCGTGGCCCTTGCCGTGCCCACCCTGGCCCTGGGCGTGCCCATCCTGGACACGGCCTTCGCCATCGTTCGCCGGGCGCGGCGTCACCAGTCGATCGGCACCGCCGACCGGGACCACCTCCACCACCGGCTGCTGGCCATGGGCCTCAGCCAGCGCGAGGCGGTGCTCCTCCTCTACATGGTGACCGGCTGGCTGGGCGTGGGAGCCATCGCCATCAGCGAGGCCACCCTCTGGGTCGGCTTCTTCATCTTCGCCTTCCTGGCGATCTCCCTGGTCTACGCCGCGCGGACATTCGGCCTCCTCGAGACGACGGACCGGAAGGCGGCGGGGGCAGGGCAGGCTTCCGACCCGTCCGGCACGCGTGCGGAGACCGCGCCCAGGGGACCGGCTCCGGTGGGCAAGCCGGCGGGGACGCGAGCGGGCGTGCCGCCCCACCACCAGGCGGGGCTCTGA
- a CDS encoding MazG-like family protein — METKTIALPRLNNLRPTLESTALKLMEEAGELSQAIGKYRAMSGEQERRDSLEVARAISEELLDVAQTAVTMMFVLEDEMGVDIDQSLARHVEKLIRKGYLRLDERPGAGT, encoded by the coding sequence ATGGAGACCAAGACCATCGCCCTCCCCCGCCTGAACAACCTCCGGCCGACGCTCGAATCGACCGCGCTCAAGCTGATGGAGGAAGCGGGCGAGCTGAGCCAGGCCATCGGGAAGTACCGGGCCATGAGCGGCGAGCAGGAGCGCCGCGACTCCCTTGAGGTGGCCCGCGCCATCAGCGAGGAGCTGCTGGACGTCGCCCAGACGGCGGTCACCATGATGTTTGTCCTGGAGGACGAGATGGGCGTCGACATCGACCAGTCGCTCGCCCGGCACGTGGAGAAGCTGATCCGCAAGGGCTACCTGCGGCTGGACGAGCGTCCAGGAGCCGGAACCTGA
- a CDS encoding low molecular weight protein arginine phosphatase, with the protein MSDRPRLHLLVLCDGNTCRSPMAEALIRRRAGGEGLEVRSAGLHAVEGAPAASLTREVLPEAREELERHRSRPVTAELADWADLVLTMTRRQRDEFRRRFPEAGERCFVLAEYANPDGWRAAEEEGVVETLEVADPVGADVSLYRGVAAQLRRLSERLVERLESEGRSSS; encoded by the coding sequence ATGAGCGACCGCCCGCGCCTCCACCTGCTGGTCCTCTGCGACGGCAACACCTGCCGGAGCCCCATGGCGGAGGCGTTAATCCGTCGCCGGGCGGGCGGTGAGGGGCTGGAGGTGCGCTCGGCGGGCCTGCACGCGGTGGAGGGCGCGCCGGCGGCGAGCCTGACGCGCGAGGTGCTCCCCGAGGCCAGGGAGGAGCTGGAACGCCACCGCTCCCGGCCGGTCACGGCGGAGCTGGCCGACTGGGCCGACCTGGTCCTGACCATGACCCGCCGGCAGCGCGACGAGTTTCGCCGCCGCTTCCCGGAAGCGGGTGAACGCTGCTTCGTCCTGGCCGAGTACGCCAACCCCGACGGCTGGCGCGCCGCCGAGGAGGAGGGCGTGGTGGAGACGCTGGAGGTGGCGGACCCGGTCGGCGCCGACGTCAGCCTCTACCGGGGGGTGGCCGCGCAGCTCCGGCGGCTCTCGGAGCGTCTTGTGGAGCGTCTGGAGAGCGAAGGGAGGAGCTCCTCATGA
- the wecB gene encoding UDP-N-acetylglucosamine 2-epimerase (non-hydrolyzing) yields the protein MPAERERREKRVVCIFGTRPEAIKMAPVVRALSGRPGLDVRVLLTAQHRELLDQVMEQFGLTADADLGLMQPGQPLEELTSRALLRLHAELGRWDPDLVLVHGDTTTTLAGALAAFYRRIPVGHVEAGLRSFRLDAPFPEEANRLLTDHLSSLHFAPTARARENLLREGIAPEGILVTGNTAIDALLWTVEHPAADEIAAAGKLSDGWQGRLVLAETHRRESWDGAIEEVARAVADSAQAHPDVLVLYSVHPNPIVQEAVRRGTAGRQRVRLIEPQPYGVWAQLMRRAHVIVTDSGGIQEEAPSLHTPVVLARQVSERPEGVEAGTVHLAGNDYPGIRRVLDRLLADPEAWRRSAEASNPFGDGRAAERIAQGVEWKLLGTTERPADFRTGS from the coding sequence TTGCCGGCCGAGCGCGAGCGACGGGAGAAGCGTGTCGTCTGCATCTTCGGCACCCGCCCCGAGGCGATCAAGATGGCCCCGGTGGTGCGGGCGCTCTCCGGGCGTCCCGGCCTCGACGTGCGCGTGCTCCTCACCGCCCAGCACCGGGAGCTGCTGGACCAGGTGATGGAGCAGTTCGGCCTGACGGCCGATGCCGACCTGGGCCTGATGCAGCCGGGCCAGCCGCTGGAGGAGTTGACGTCGCGCGCCCTGCTCCGTCTCCATGCCGAGCTGGGGCGCTGGGACCCCGACCTGGTGCTGGTCCACGGCGACACCACGACCACCCTGGCAGGGGCGCTGGCCGCCTTCTACCGCCGGATCCCGGTGGGCCACGTCGAGGCGGGCCTGCGGAGCTTCCGGCTGGACGCCCCCTTCCCCGAGGAAGCCAACCGGCTGCTGACCGACCACCTCTCCAGCCTCCACTTCGCCCCCACCGCCCGGGCGCGGGAGAACCTGCTCCGCGAGGGAATCGCCCCGGAAGGCATCCTGGTCACGGGCAACACGGCCATCGACGCGCTCCTCTGGACGGTGGAGCATCCCGCGGCGGACGAGATCGCCGCCGCCGGGAAGCTCTCGGACGGCTGGCAGGGCCGCCTGGTCCTGGCCGAAACCCACCGGCGGGAGAGCTGGGACGGAGCGATCGAGGAAGTGGCCCGCGCCGTGGCCGACTCGGCCCAGGCGCATCCCGACGTGCTGGTCCTCTATTCCGTCCACCCCAATCCGATCGTCCAGGAGGCCGTCCGCCGCGGAACGGCCGGCCGGCAGCGGGTCCGCCTGATCGAGCCCCAGCCATACGGCGTCTGGGCCCAGTTGATGCGGCGCGCCCACGTGATCGTCACCGACTCCGGCGGCATCCAGGAGGAAGCCCCGTCGCTCCACACGCCGGTGGTCCTTGCGCGCCAGGTCAGCGAGCGCCCCGAGGGGGTGGAGGCGGGCACCGTCCACCTGGCCGGGAACGACTACCCCGGCATCCGGCGAGTCCTCGACCGCCTGCTGGCCGACCCGGAGGCCTGGCGCCGGTCGGCGGAGGCGTCCAACCCCTTCG
- a CDS encoding HemK/PrmC family methyltransferase: MRGPRGVKVGELLLQARRRLAEAGSEAPALEARLLLQSVSGWPVERLLAHPEAELPRAWESAVLQRVERRRAGEPLQVLVGRLEWAGFPLRVNRQVLVPRPETELLLERALELAQRAPAVDGFRWMLDLGTGSGALAVGLALRGGPRVRVLALESEPGALAVARMNAERSGVARRVRFLGGDAARGLAGLVRGRPGGPSCRWAGGRWRGGKRARFLALVVANPPYVPPAEVVELPPEVRREPRRALLAGEGGIGPGRRWAAAVRPWLAAGAFLVMESGETGAWRLADAVGRLGYREVRVRADLAGRPRWVEARWLPGGPALPAAAGGEGAGRGRG; encoded by the coding sequence ATGCGCGGACCGCGGGGGGTGAAGGTGGGAGAGCTCCTGCTGCAGGCCCGCCGCAGGCTCGCCGAAGCGGGGAGCGAGGCGCCCGCGCTGGAGGCGCGCCTCCTGCTCCAGTCCGTCAGCGGGTGGCCGGTGGAGCGGCTGCTGGCCCATCCGGAGGCGGAGCTGCCCCGGGCTTGGGAATCGGCGGTGCTGCAACGCGTGGAGCGGCGCCGGGCGGGCGAGCCGCTCCAGGTGCTGGTGGGACGGCTCGAATGGGCGGGCTTTCCCCTTCGCGTCAACCGGCAGGTGCTGGTGCCGCGGCCGGAGACCGAGCTGCTCCTCGAGAGGGCACTGGAGCTGGCGCAGCGGGCGCCTGCGGTGGACGGATTCCGCTGGATGCTCGACCTGGGAACGGGAAGCGGCGCGCTGGCGGTGGGGCTCGCCCTGCGCGGCGGGCCGCGGGTGCGGGTGCTGGCCCTGGAGTCGGAGCCGGGCGCGCTGGCCGTCGCCCGGATGAACGCGGAGCGGTCCGGGGTGGCCCGGCGGGTGCGCTTCCTGGGTGGGGACGCGGCGCGAGGGCTGGCGGGCCTCGTGCGCGGACGCCCGGGCGGGCCCTCCTGCAGGTGGGCCGGCGGCCGGTGGCGGGGAGGAAAGCGGGCGCGCTTTCTGGCGCTGGTCGTGGCCAACCCGCCGTACGTGCCTCCGGCGGAGGTGGTCGAGCTGCCGCCGGAGGTCCGCCGCGAGCCGCGACGGGCCCTCCTCGCGGGCGAAGGCGGGATCGGCCCGGGCCGCCGCTGGGCGGCGGCCGTCCGCCCGTGGCTGGCGGCCGGGGCCTTCCTCGTGATGGAGTCGGGGGAGACGGGCGCCTGGCGCCTGGCGGACGCAGTCGGCCGGCTCGGGTACCGGGAGGTCCGGGTACGCGCGGATCTGGCCGGGCGGCCGCGCTGGGTGGAGGCGCGCTGGCTGCCCGGCGGTCCGGCGCTGCCCGCGGCGGCCGGCGGTGAGGGAGCGGGACGGGGACGGGGGTGA
- a CDS encoding L-threonylcarbamoyladenylate synthase, protein METRRLSGRNEEEIRLAASILRRGGLVAFPTETVYGLGADATNPEAVRAIFAAKGRPSDNPLIVHVADLEALGEAAEPTETALELARRFWPGPLTLVLPRKAAVADEVTAGLETVGVRMPDHPVARALLRATGRPVAAPSANRSGRPSPTTAEDVLADLDGRIDAVLDGGPCRIGVESTVVDLTGSPPLVLRVGGLAVEELRRWLPGLEIDRAILRQLGRDGSPAAGRDAETEAGSFRPRAPGMKYRHYAPRVPLYLVRGEEARVRETTAELIRRLRTGGGRVAVIAPRESMGYYDADFRLDLGPRADPSAWATRLFRALREAERTGAAAIVAEAPPAEGLGLAVAERLSRAASRIIDC, encoded by the coding sequence GTGGAGACGCGACGCCTTTCCGGGCGAAACGAAGAGGAGATCCGGCTGGCCGCGTCCATCCTCCGCCGCGGCGGCCTGGTGGCCTTCCCGACCGAGACCGTCTACGGGCTGGGAGCGGACGCCACCAATCCGGAGGCGGTGCGCGCCATCTTCGCCGCCAAGGGGCGCCCCTCGGACAACCCTCTGATCGTCCACGTGGCCGACCTGGAGGCGCTCGGCGAGGCGGCCGAGCCGACGGAGACGGCGCTGGAGCTGGCGCGGCGCTTCTGGCCGGGGCCGCTGACGCTGGTTCTGCCCAGGAAGGCGGCGGTGGCGGACGAGGTGACGGCGGGCCTGGAGACGGTGGGGGTTCGGATGCCCGACCACCCGGTGGCCCGGGCGCTCCTGCGGGCGACGGGACGGCCGGTGGCCGCGCCCAGCGCCAACCGTTCCGGCCGGCCCAGCCCCACCACGGCCGAGGACGTGCTGGCCGACCTGGACGGCCGGATCGACGCCGTGCTGGACGGCGGCCCCTGCCGCATCGGCGTGGAGTCCACGGTGGTCGACCTGACCGGCAGCCCGCCTCTGGTGCTGCGCGTGGGCGGCCTGGCGGTCGAGGAGCTGCGGCGCTGGTTGCCCGGCCTGGAGATCGACCGCGCCATCCTGCGCCAGCTGGGCCGGGACGGGAGCCCCGCGGCGGGGCGCGACGCGGAGACCGAGGCAGGTAGCTTCCGCCCCCGGGCGCCCGGGATGAAGTACCGGCATTACGCGCCGCGGGTGCCGCTCTACCTGGTCCGGGGCGAGGAGGCGAGGGTACGGGAGACGACGGCGGAGCTGATCCGGAGGCTGCGGACCGGCGGCGGCCGGGTGGCCGTCATCGCCCCGCGGGAGAGCATGGGATACTATGATGCCGACTTTCGCCTCGACCTCGGCCCGCGGGCCGACCCGTCCGCCTGGGCGACCAGGCTCTTCCGGGCGTTGCGGGAGGCGGAGCGGACGGGCGCGGCGGCCATCGTGGCCGAGGCGCCGCCGGCCGAGGGGCTGGGCTTGGCCGTGGCCGAGCGGCTCAGCCGCGCCGCCAGCCGGATCATCGACTGCTGA
- the rpiB gene encoding ribose 5-phosphate isomerase B, whose product MKVALGADHGGFRLKEAVRHWLEQAGHQVVDFGTDSEEACDYPDIARPVAEAVARGQVDRAVLVCGTGIGMSITANKVPGVRAALCHDAYTARLSREHNDANVLCLGGRVLGPGVAEEIVGIWMSASFAGGRHARRVAKVDELDASREASR is encoded by the coding sequence ATGAAGGTGGCTCTGGGTGCGGACCACGGCGGTTTTCGCCTCAAGGAAGCGGTGCGCCACTGGCTGGAGCAGGCCGGCCACCAGGTGGTCGACTTCGGCACGGACTCGGAGGAAGCCTGCGACTACCCGGACATCGCCCGCCCCGTGGCGGAGGCGGTGGCGCGCGGGCAGGTGGACCGGGCCGTGCTGGTCTGCGGCACCGGGATCGGCATGAGCATCACGGCCAACAAGGTCCCCGGCGTCCGCGCGGCACTCTGCCACGACGCCTATACGGCGCGCCTCTCTCGGGAACACAACGACGCCAACGTCCTCTGCCTCGGCGGGCGGGTGCTGGGGCCGGGCGTGGCGGAGGAGATCGTGGGGATCTGGATGTCCGCTTCCTTCGCCGGGGGACGCCACGCGCGGCGCGTCGCCAAGGTGGACGAGCTCGACGCCAGCCGGGAGGCGTCGCGCTGA
- a CDS encoding glucose-6-phosphate isomerase family protein, whose protein sequence is MVDLEPVAGLPLSLDEETGRLSFGPGVRPVEPDVRRLEAMREVLRDPRAGGPEELYFMYRGLARDEEAERIRAAGVRYDVTVLVDARLGQEPVKTYGHYHPLPPGGRLAYPEVYQVLYGRAHFLLQKRGAGDDELEDVVIVDAGPGDVVVMPPGYGHVTINPGPGPLAMANWVDASFASDYRPYARAHGAAYYELEEDGEMEWVENPHYTRLPDPRALPPRDLRALGLEQGRPMYPLGAADPGRIAWLSRPDERREALLTLTRDAGQPG, encoded by the coding sequence GTGGTCGATCTGGAGCCGGTGGCAGGGCTTCCTCTGAGCCTGGACGAGGAGACGGGGAGGCTTTCCTTCGGTCCGGGCGTCAGGCCCGTCGAACCGGACGTCCGGCGGCTGGAGGCGATGCGGGAGGTCCTGCGCGATCCCCGGGCGGGCGGCCCGGAGGAGCTCTACTTCATGTACCGGGGCTTGGCGCGCGACGAGGAAGCCGAGCGGATCCGCGCAGCCGGGGTGCGCTACGACGTCACCGTGCTGGTCGACGCGCGGCTCGGCCAGGAGCCGGTCAAGACCTACGGGCACTACCACCCGCTCCCGCCGGGAGGGCGCCTCGCCTATCCGGAGGTCTATCAGGTGCTCTACGGGCGGGCGCACTTCCTGCTGCAGAAGCGGGGCGCCGGCGACGACGAGCTGGAGGACGTGGTGATCGTCGACGCCGGACCGGGCGACGTCGTGGTCATGCCTCCGGGCTACGGGCACGTCACCATCAACCCGGGCCCGGGCCCGCTGGCGATGGCCAACTGGGTCGACGCCTCCTTCGCCTCCGATTACCGGCCCTACGCCCGCGCGCACGGCGCGGCCTACTACGAGCTGGAAGAAGACGGCGAGATGGAGTGGGTGGAGAACCCCCATTACACCCGCCTGCCCGATCCGCGCGCGTTGCCGCCGCGAGATCTCCGGGCGCTGGGCCTGGAGCAGGGCCGACCCATGTACCCCCTCGGCGCGGCCGATCCCGGCCGGATCGCCTGGCTGAGCCGGCCCGACGAGAGGAGGGAGGCGCTCCTGACCCTGACCCGGGACGCCGGTCAGCCCGGGTAA